A part of Onthophagus taurus isolate NC chromosome 7, IU_Otau_3.0, whole genome shotgun sequence genomic DNA contains:
- the LOC111418892 gene encoding protein mxl-3-like: protein MVGRKSADPVKRVHHNELERKRRTRLSESFVALRNAINLHSEHRVSRRETLLQAAKFITKNTIKWEQEQRNINDISVKIERLKQEICRLEGKPCEECDNKKVVISSDSSQSESDLDLDNPKDPDWNLYNYRRN, encoded by the exons atggTTGGAAGAAAATCTGCT GATCCAGTAAAAAGAGTGCATCACAATGAATTGGAAAGAAAAAGACGAACAAGATTGAGTGAATCGTTTGTTGCACTTAGAAACGCTATAAACCTCCATTCCGAACATAGG GTAAGTAGAAGAGAAACTTTGCTGCAAGCGGCGAAATTCATCactaaaaatacaattaaatgggAACAAGAACAAAGAAATATCAACGATATATCagtaaaaattgaaagattGAAGCaagaaa tttgtaGGCTGGAGGGGAAACCTTGCGAAGAATGCGACAACAAAAAGGTTGTTATTTCATCTGATAGTAGTCAATCAGAAAGTGATTTAGATTTGGATAATCCTAAAGATCCTGATTGGAATTTATATAACTATAGACgtaattaa